One Stenotrophomonas maltophilia DNA window includes the following coding sequences:
- a CDS encoding TonB-dependent receptor, translated as MLCPRPLVLALSLACASTVPLLPNSAHAQAATRSYDLHAQPLAAALDAYSRLTGVDLVIGAALPAGHSAPALRGDFDDAQALTRLLAGSGLRPRFVDARRAALEPAPAERADGSRRTGPLRVQGTTAHGQAPGAGASQYVPATRDGFAPSVGSERVAMAERQEGNSLLRSMPGTHSFHSRSQPGLQVNIRGMTGAGRVNTMIDGVTQTFRNNAGHGSGGPFAYVDPFLLAGVDVQRGAVAGGDGAGTLAGSANFRTLDIDDLLGEGRDWGLRAGYRHGNNGYGSGRTFAGAWRHSEDGGDRQFGLLAAASSSRSNEYATARGQKNSADPGSQQPSSWLLKARLQPSDQHRLDLSHMRYENDFYHNYPWQISARNQRVSYHYTPYSPWIDLRATFAGNKTRLFYPPVEDSSYIGRRTHSSLSSWTVDNTSHFDIGALQARWNTGIKHQSDIYVADTPTLRGANPQGRSQLDSVFSTLELQYDVYALTAGLRQDRYGIRGHVPVCSDVPGQCAEINGGGIDVRRTQHALSPSLAVSWQATDWLQLFAEASRTSRPPRVQEMFFEKIPLEGMSDADGVGANPFLRRERSRNLQFGANLSTDSLLVDGDLAQLRVTRFDNRIRDYIKPQYLLIVHPPEVEPFVVPIDSDPQLTAWTDALDVDDFSTTTRWMNHPGVVRMRGIELEAHYASEHYHATLSWTRSRTSAPAIEFVNLEDITALPDRYWTLDVGGRWWQQRVQAGLRAEYSGPTEEGYDFFQTRKTGGTGVLLDFYASFKPQPNTTLWLNIENLQNKAYDNNASIDSIFSPILDRGNGRGRTVSMGVNVAF; from the coding sequence ATGCTGTGCCCCCGCCCCCTTGTCCTCGCACTGTCGCTGGCCTGCGCCAGCACCGTTCCACTGCTGCCAAACAGCGCCCACGCGCAGGCCGCCACTCGAAGCTACGATCTGCACGCCCAGCCACTGGCCGCCGCCCTGGACGCCTACAGCCGGCTGACCGGTGTCGATCTGGTGATCGGCGCGGCGCTGCCTGCCGGTCATTCGGCGCCTGCTCTGCGCGGTGACTTCGACGATGCGCAGGCCCTGACGCGCCTGCTGGCGGGCAGCGGCCTGCGCCCGCGCTTCGTGGATGCGCGTCGTGCCGCCCTGGAACCGGCGCCGGCCGAACGCGCCGATGGCAGCCGCCGCACCGGCCCGCTGCGGGTGCAGGGCACTACCGCGCACGGCCAGGCACCGGGTGCCGGTGCCAGCCAATACGTACCGGCCACCCGCGATGGCTTTGCGCCCTCGGTCGGCAGCGAGCGCGTGGCGATGGCCGAACGCCAGGAAGGCAACAGCCTGCTGCGCTCGATGCCCGGCACCCACAGCTTCCATTCGCGCAGCCAGCCGGGCCTGCAGGTCAACATCCGCGGCATGACCGGTGCCGGCCGGGTCAACACCATGATCGATGGTGTCACCCAGACCTTCCGCAACAATGCCGGGCATGGCTCGGGCGGTCCGTTCGCCTATGTCGATCCCTTCCTGCTGGCCGGCGTGGACGTGCAGCGCGGCGCGGTCGCCGGCGGAGATGGCGCCGGTACGCTGGCTGGCAGTGCCAACTTCCGTACGCTGGATATCGACGACCTGCTCGGTGAGGGGCGCGACTGGGGCCTGCGAGCGGGCTATCGCCATGGCAACAACGGCTATGGCAGCGGCCGCACCTTCGCCGGTGCGTGGCGTCACAGCGAGGACGGCGGTGACCGCCAGTTCGGCCTGCTGGCCGCCGCCAGCAGCAGCCGCAGCAACGAGTACGCCACCGCCCGCGGGCAGAAGAACAGTGCCGACCCCGGCAGCCAGCAGCCCAGCAGCTGGCTGTTGAAAGCGCGCCTGCAGCCCAGTGACCAGCATCGACTGGACCTGAGCCACATGCGTTACGAAAACGACTTCTACCACAACTACCCGTGGCAGATTTCCGCGCGCAACCAGCGCGTCAGTTACCACTACACGCCCTACTCGCCGTGGATCGATCTGCGCGCGACCTTCGCCGGCAACAAGACCCGGCTGTTCTATCCGCCGGTAGAGGATTCGAGCTACATCGGCCGCCGCACCCACAGCAGCCTGAGCAGCTGGACCGTGGACAACACCAGCCACTTCGATATCGGTGCGCTGCAGGCGCGCTGGAACACCGGCATCAAGCACCAGTCGGACATCTACGTGGCCGACACCCCGACCCTGCGCGGCGCCAACCCGCAGGGTCGCAGCCAGCTGGACAGTGTGTTCAGCACGCTGGAACTGCAGTACGACGTCTACGCGCTGACCGCAGGCCTGCGCCAGGATCGCTATGGCATCCGTGGCCACGTCCCGGTGTGCTCGGATGTCCCCGGCCAGTGCGCGGAGATCAACGGCGGCGGCATCGACGTGCGCCGCACCCAGCACGCGCTCAGCCCCAGCCTGGCGGTTTCGTGGCAGGCCACCGACTGGCTGCAGCTGTTCGCCGAAGCCTCGCGCACATCGCGGCCGCCGCGCGTGCAGGAGATGTTCTTCGAGAAAATCCCGCTGGAAGGCATGAGCGATGCCGACGGCGTGGGCGCCAACCCGTTCCTGCGCCGTGAGCGCTCGCGCAACCTGCAGTTCGGCGCCAACCTCAGCACCGACTCGCTGCTGGTTGACGGCGACCTGGCCCAGCTGCGCGTCACCCGCTTCGACAACCGCATCCGCGACTACATCAAGCCGCAATACCTGCTGATCGTGCATCCGCCTGAAGTGGAGCCGTTCGTGGTACCGATCGACAGCGATCCCCAGCTCACTGCCTGGACCGATGCGCTGGACGTGGACGATTTCAGCACCACCACGCGCTGGATGAACCACCCGGGCGTGGTGCGCATGCGCGGTATCGAACTGGAAGCGCACTACGCCAGCGAGCACTACCACGCCACACTGAGCTGGACCCGCTCGCGCACCAGTGCGCCGGCCATCGAGTTCGTCAACCTGGAAGACATCACCGCCCTGCCCGATCGCTACTGGACACTGGACGTGGGCGGCCGCTGGTGGCAGCAGCGCGTGCAGGCCGGCCTGCGTGCCGAGTACTCCGGCCCGACCGAGGAAGGCTACGACTTCTTCCAGACCCGCAAGACCGGCGGTACCGGTGTACTGCTCGACTTCTACGCCAGCTTCAAGCCCCAGCCCAACACCACGCTGTGGCTGAACATCGAAAACCTGCAGAACAAGGCCTATGACAACAATGCCTCGATCGACAGCATCTTCAGCCCGATCCTGGACCGCGGCAACGGCCGTGGCCGTACCGTCTCGATGGGCGTCAATGTGGCGTTCTAG
- a CDS encoding ChaN family lipoprotein, producing MWRSSRRWLPLCLLALAGAASAQPMPGTVIDLDTGQRLDEAAFVTRAADAQRLLLGERHDLAGDHAAQRWLLQALQRQRPQGSLVLEMIASERQPRLQRVQRWLAKGNQAEGARLQELLDWDTRWPWAAYGGLVRDAADAGTPLFGGNLSRAEVNALLASSEAVRFPVAAARQRLSAVVLAQHTDAAPMLEGMLAVQQARDTRMAQVLFDAPAPALLVAGRWHVLRGTGVPGYLSPGTPALVIALASPGETVDAIDADLLWVLGDE from the coding sequence ATGTGGCGTTCTAGCCGCCGCTGGCTGCCGCTGTGCCTGCTGGCCCTGGCGGGCGCGGCCAGCGCGCAGCCGATGCCTGGCACGGTGATCGACCTGGACACCGGCCAGCGCCTGGACGAAGCCGCATTCGTGACGCGTGCGGCGGATGCCCAGCGGCTGCTGCTGGGTGAACGCCATGACCTCGCCGGAGACCACGCCGCCCAGCGCTGGCTGCTGCAGGCCCTGCAGCGGCAGCGCCCGCAGGGTTCACTGGTGCTGGAAATGATCGCCAGTGAGCGCCAGCCACGCCTGCAGCGGGTGCAGCGCTGGCTGGCCAAGGGCAACCAGGCCGAAGGTGCACGCCTGCAGGAACTGCTGGACTGGGACACGCGCTGGCCGTGGGCCGCGTATGGCGGGCTGGTACGGGATGCTGCCGATGCAGGCACGCCGCTGTTCGGCGGCAACCTATCGCGTGCCGAGGTCAACGCGCTGCTCGCCTCCAGCGAGGCGGTGCGTTTCCCGGTGGCCGCTGCCCGCCAGCGCCTGTCGGCGGTGGTGCTGGCCCAGCACACAGACGCGGCACCGATGCTGGAAGGGATGCTGGCCGTGCAGCAGGCCCGCGACACGCGCATGGCGCAGGTGCTGTTTGATGCGCCCGCGCCGGCGCTGCTGGTCGCGGGTCGCTGGCATGTACTGCGCGGCACCGGGGTACCGGGCTACCTTTCACCGGGTACGCCTGCGCTGGTGATCGCGTTGGCCTCGCCGGGTGAAACCGTCGATGCGATTGATGCCGATCTGCTGTGGGTGCTGGGCGATGAGTGA
- a CDS encoding energy transducer TonB family protein, with product MSERGQHWQAIAITIGLHLLPLLLLLHWVATPPMLPPPEQDVRISLRLLAPATPPQPVEERQADTPSQAQQARASQPTKSPPPPKPTAAREGELAASETSGTGRKPLPVAPPAAATDASPAPASITAAPPAPDAPPADFQAGAASDQWEARLMARLERYRYYPAAARSRRQQGTAWVRASIDREGRLLALRLEQSSGQPTLNDAALQTFRRAQPLPPIPVEMKAPQELVVPVEYYLR from the coding sequence ATGAGTGAACGCGGCCAACACTGGCAGGCGATTGCCATCACCATCGGCCTTCATCTGCTGCCCTTGCTGCTGCTGTTGCATTGGGTCGCGACGCCGCCCATGCTCCCGCCACCGGAGCAGGACGTGCGCATCAGCCTGCGCCTGCTGGCACCGGCCACGCCGCCGCAGCCGGTCGAGGAGCGCCAGGCCGATACCCCCAGCCAGGCGCAGCAGGCGCGTGCGTCGCAGCCGACAAAGTCGCCCCCGCCACCGAAACCCACCGCCGCGCGCGAGGGCGAGTTGGCCGCCAGCGAAACGAGCGGGACGGGTCGAAAGCCGCTGCCGGTCGCCCCGCCTGCGGCCGCGACCGATGCAAGTCCCGCACCGGCATCGATCACGGCCGCGCCGCCCGCTCCGGACGCGCCACCGGCGGACTTCCAGGCCGGCGCCGCCAGCGACCAGTGGGAAGCCCGCCTGATGGCGCGGCTGGAGCGCTATCGCTACTACCCTGCCGCCGCGCGCTCGCGCCGGCAGCAGGGCACCGCCTGGGTCAGGGCCAGCATCGACCGCGAGGGCCGCCTGCTGGCCCTGCGGCTGGAGCAGTCCAGTGGCCAGCCGACGCTGAATGACGCAGCGCTGCAGACCTTCCGTCGTGCACAGCCGCTGCCGCCCATTCCCGTGGAAATGAAGGCACCGCAGGAGCTGGTGGTACCGGTGGAGTACTACCTGCGCTAG
- a CDS encoding RidA family protein yields the protein MNLLTTPDLSHGLLELFNPPGLYDPSGNGYSHVAVVRLPARVIHIAGQGGEDADGHLSPGFEEQVGQALDNLQIALRSAQASLADVARLRILVVDHDEDRLGIIAHQVRRRWPNRAAPTCTLIPVPRLALDGMLFEIEAEAYAA from the coding sequence ATGAACCTGCTGACCACCCCGGACCTCAGCCATGGCCTGCTGGAGCTTTTCAATCCTCCCGGTCTCTACGACCCTTCCGGCAACGGGTACTCACACGTGGCCGTGGTGCGGTTGCCGGCGCGGGTGATCCATATCGCCGGGCAGGGCGGGGAGGATGCCGATGGCCATCTCTCCCCCGGTTTCGAGGAACAGGTCGGGCAGGCACTGGACAACCTGCAGATTGCATTGCGTTCGGCGCAGGCCAGCCTGGCCGATGTCGCACGGTTGCGTATCCTGGTGGTCGACCACGACGAGGACCGGCTGGGCATCATCGCTCATCAGGTGCGGCGGCGCTGGCCGAACCGTGCGGCGCCCACCTGCACGCTGATCCCGGTGCCGCGGCTGGCGCTGGACGGCATGCTGTTCGAGATCGAGGCGGAGGCCTATGCCGCCTAG
- a CDS encoding cation diffusion facilitator family transporter → MDTAREQRILKFSIGVTLAVSAVGFIGGLLVGSQAILFDGVYSLVDVALTLVSLSVLRLVAREQSPRFQYGYWHLEPMVEALGGVILSLACVYALANAVIGLTTGGHEVKFGPALWWAALLSASNLAMAAFVAQRARHLRSALLWLDVRGWLLGGLMSLAVVLAFVLALILHGGEWHHWVPYLDSIVLALISLAVLPVPARSAWKAMREVLQVAPDDLDRRVQQVMQAFVTERGYAGFTSHVAKMGRMRFIEIHVLADPTTPMGSVGEVDAMRDEIAVRLDARGSTFWLTIDFTADPAWT, encoded by the coding sequence ATGGATACCGCGCGCGAGCAACGCATCCTGAAATTCTCGATCGGGGTCACCCTTGCGGTGAGCGCGGTCGGCTTCATCGGTGGCCTGCTGGTGGGATCGCAGGCCATCCTGTTCGACGGCGTGTACAGCCTGGTCGACGTCGCCCTGACCCTGGTGTCGTTGTCGGTGCTGCGGCTGGTGGCGCGGGAGCAGAGCCCGCGCTTCCAGTACGGCTACTGGCACCTGGAGCCGATGGTCGAGGCGCTGGGCGGTGTGATCCTGTCGCTGGCCTGCGTGTATGCGCTGGCCAACGCCGTGATCGGATTGACCACGGGCGGGCACGAGGTGAAGTTCGGGCCCGCGCTGTGGTGGGCGGCACTGCTGAGTGCCAGCAATCTGGCGATGGCGGCATTTGTCGCACAGCGTGCGCGGCACCTGCGCTCCGCCCTGTTGTGGCTGGACGTGCGCGGCTGGCTGCTGGGCGGATTGATGAGCCTGGCGGTGGTGCTGGCCTTCGTGCTGGCGCTGATCCTGCACGGCGGTGAGTGGCACCACTGGGTGCCGTACCTGGATTCAATCGTGCTGGCGTTGATCAGCCTGGCGGTCTTGCCGGTGCCGGCGCGCAGCGCGTGGAAGGCCATGCGGGAAGTGCTGCAGGTGGCACCGGATGATCTGGACCGGCGCGTGCAGCAGGTGATGCAGGCGTTCGTGACCGAGCGCGGCTATGCCGGTTTCACCAGCCACGTGGCGAAGATGGGGCGGATGCGCTTCATCGAGATCCACGTGTTGGCTGACCCGACCACGCCGATGGGGTCGGTGGGCGAAGTCGATGCGATGCGCGATGAGATCGCGGTGCGGCTGGACGCGCGCGGCAGCACATTCTGGTTGACCATCGATTTCACCGCAGACCCGGCGTGGACGTGA